In a single window of the Antedon mediterranea chromosome 1, ecAntMedi1.1, whole genome shotgun sequence genome:
- the LOC140054699 gene encoding von Willebrand factor D and EGF domain-containing protein-like — translation MGISAVCNINTTESFNDTDFNVRWFINETMVYEQKNQHKISDEYDVDALDPKKCAGGGEPHQCILNSKLGSYVQCEVSLKFKEQDVFSPRVRSNTFYAGLTVEPNNTIEFDIGANSGIEFNITSTIPLVCHSQSLCSYIKEIAFNIDVDIDGNYAYSDNSCKKRFTNVSPATFNIIAAKTWFKYANKANYIRFKGDATFDTTLSRIWKSRQTSLPTFKIIANGVNVKSCSGSGDPHYRTFDGWYYHIYGTGDFIFYEHTTLPIKIQTRLAKCYSVTCTCGVAVQVGHTHLIVDRCNGAGNTYTTFKATHDGVVKEVRTPTNAKVTTAEILKDGERTPGTSLEYKNRQFKINLPTGSYITITLFWSHYVSVFMTGSWDDFENIKGLCGNFDNKLHNDGQYGSYGNAGDPDYKCVKPEDCEPAYYNTVNPRKFYNSWRVKNNENIFLGALNVDNPYEIKRYCSCEEGNIKCDHCNGLNANNNNLGCGSDDDEETNGVRRRKREVEVNDLDDQAGNYEFTPFNGDPDFEPQVPEFPTPNGLTEEYTTKICTETLLNSTTYEVCLDAINNGSITIDDIIEGCIVDIMVADDESIAKQTVTELQDRCQLELTTNPQYWEVSENGTLVPPTELLGQLCVNECSDKGECINGTCVCIEGFGGSDCSISLAEPPLVFAVLGDGLCDIRSRPCRSAKVYGENFDERGNITCHIQHINVSDIGVTLLQETSIVSGIFRTDQEVKCALPEPAVQPGSPGEGVVASGYLISISNDGELKSEEMAILIIYDSVCQVCNASEGECYLKNNSCNIDGHCYAAFDVNTEDCCQQCLPEDSVDSWLPRKDDAAPIIYTSNPYPAIHQEPITFTFDIQDPEGCGITFNKTYGNVNVTISTSGEFNWAPAMSNPDSIFEIHMQDKCGFSVTFNFSVDVCKCENGEICAFVNESSLYECVSPEPLNETTITEVSERITERTELSNKLMSTANFNEAVSTSTPMPTNEESKSSAQPALSITEMTDTNVTPMFTGNNKKPGSHPTSSVSQTKQFSTVYESSIPVSYKPSFPADNVQTSGETTSAFSVDTSKYPNIATESISSHTDEENWKTTTAGTVPETTTAGTVPETTTAGTVPETTKAGTVPETTTTVNVTATAILDDIDSMSSIYNEKGIAIQQFTTTESEITTPATTADEMSSSSNSDASKGEQTEQTTIAETRGTDQATLNKLVSIASRSSSFEQTSISETDGTNMPTIVMPDDSTPRSDEGNRETTRRTTISDPVRTDQITIYMLNEMSSISSSYHGNMETTEKTTITKTERTTTPAPTYMLDDIALRSTIDDGSDKTTNPEKEGTSTQTYKTSTNYDDMSIQTTIPEVNVPRSEATKSVSMRSTSTVSEYESTSSNLIKDTSHHSQTTDDTDTSTGIETTDRPTEWFTKQGTQDYASSPLNGQVFSSSSIPILNTHTKNTESYFTDSLNTKETDDQTVYQNDGTNGLTTLERISDLQSTVNEGSNNEFTTEEREEKVVTTYNVTSPTGSTYVNQNTNRFNKDTDTVTKTNIQSTTSSSDTHKVSIVLIGQQWTTKKEIFRSSVSKAVNTYCYTHIDLCCAWTETNSKNVLITNITKLENVKLIKDTEDTDNNIDIVLLVEYKDYSETCSLNNDERRRRDANQHKTHIARRNTHANENIPSQAVKSSIEQGKESIEAAIQMKISYVSLYSEKETSPSEDEPSYTVFIVIGVCSVAVFVFFVFVLIIYKWYVLQIIL, via the exons ATGGGAATATCGGCAGTCTGCAACATAAACACCACGGAAAGTTTCAATGATACAGATTTCAATGTGCGATGGTTTATCAACGAAACAATGGTTTACGAACAAAAGAATCAACATAAAATTAGTGATGAATATGACGTAGATGCTTTAGACCCGAAAAAGTGCGCAGGTGGCGGCGAACCTCATCAGTGTATCCTCAACAGCAAACTCGGGTCATAC GTGCAATGTGAAGTTAGTCTTAAGTTCAAGGAACAAGATGTGTTTTCACCTCGTGTAAGAAGTAACACATTCTATGCAGGCTTGACA GTCGAACCAAACAACACCATTGAATTTGATATCGGAGCAAATAGTGGGATCGAATTTAATATTACATCAACCATACCGCTTGTTTGTCATTCTCAATCACTCTGTTCGTATATCAAAGAAATAGCATTTAACATAGATGTCGATATTGATGGCAATTATGCGTACTCGGATAATTCTTGTAAAAAACGTTTTACAAACGTTTCTCCAGCAACGTTTAATATAATAGCAGCTAAGACGTGGTTCAAATATGCAAACAAAGCAAATTATATAAGGTTTAAGGGAGATGCGACGTTTGATACGACCCTTAGTAGAATATGGAAGTCAAGACAAACTAGTTTGCCCACTTTCAAA ATAATTGCAAATGGTGTGAATGTTAAAAGTTGTTCTGGAAGTGGTGATCCGCATTACCGTACTTTTGATGGGTG GTATTATCACATTTACGGGACTGGAGATTTCATATTCTACGAGCACACTACTCTGCCTATTAAG ATTCAGACTCGATTAGCCAAGTGTTACAGCGTAACGTGCACATGTGGAGTTGCCGTTCAAGTTGGCCACACCCACTTAATCGTTGATCGATGCAATGGTGCCGGTAACACTTACACAACATTTAAAGCTACACACGACGGAGTGGTAAAAGAGGTGCGGACTCCTACTAATGCGAAAGTGACAACAGCTGAAATATTAAAAGATGGTGAAAGAACTCCCGGCACATCTCTTGAATACAAAAATAGACAATTTAAG ATTAACCTACCGACAGGGTCCTACATAACAATAACACTATTTTGGAGTCATTATGTGAGTGTATTTATGACGGGTTCATGGGATGATTTCGAGAATATTAAAGGGTTGTGCGGAAACTTTGATAACAAACTACACAATGATGGTCAGTATGGTTCGTATGGAAATGCTGGTGATCCTGATTACAAATGTGTAAAACCAGAAGACTGCGAGCCAGCTTATTACAATACAGTTAATCCAAGAAAATTCTATAATAGTTGGAG ggtaaaaaacaatgaaaatatattCCTGGGAGCTCTTAACGTGGACAACCCATATGAGATTAAAAGATATTGTTCATGTGAAGAAGGAAATATTAAATGTGACCACTGCAATGGACTTAACGCCAACAACAATAATCTAGGCTGTGGTAGTGATGATGACGAGGAGACTAACGGAGTAAGAAGGAGGAAGAGAGAAGTAGAGGTGAATGATCTTGATGACCAAGCAGGAAATTACGAATTTACTCCCTTCAACGGCGATCCTGATTTTGAGCCACAG GTTCCAGAATTCCCAACTCCAAATGGATTAACTGAAGAGTATACAACAAAAATTTGTACAGAAACACTGCTGAACTCGACTACTTATGAAGTTTGTTTAGATGCAATCAATAATGGATCGATCACTATTGATGACATCATTGAAGGTTGCATTGTTGACATTATG gtagCAGATGATGAGTCTATTGCTAAACAAACGGTGACAGAACTTCAAGATAGATGCCAGTTAGAACTAACCACAAATCCACAATACTGGGAAGTATCAGAGAATGGAACTCTTGTACCACCAACTGAACTGTTAGGACAGCTATGTGTGAATGAGTGTAGCGATAAGGGTGAATGTATAAACGGGACGTGTGTCTGTATCGAAGGTTTTGGCGGAAGCGATTGCTCCATCTCACTCGCTGAACCACCCTTAGTATTTGCTGTTCTTGGCGATGGTCTCTGTGATATTCGTAGCAGACCTTGTAGATCAGCTAAAGTGTATGGAGAAAATTTTGATGAAAGAGGAAATATTACTTGTCACATCCAACACATCAAT GTGAGTGACATTGGCGTAACACTGCTTCAAGAAACTTCCATTGTATCAGGAATATTCAGAACTGATCAAGAAGTAAAATGTGCCTTACCGGAACCTGCAGTTCAACCAGGTTCACCAGGAGAAGGTGTTGTAGCGAGTGGTTATCTGATATCAATTAGTAATGATGGTGAATTGAAAagtgaagaaatggcaatattGATTATATACGATTCTGTCTGCCAAGTATGCAATGCATCAGAAGGAGAATGTTATTTAAAG AATAACTCATGCAATATCGACGGTCACTGCTATGCTGCATTTGATGTAAATACAGAAGATTGCTGTCAACAATGTTTACCAGAGGACTCTGTCGACAGCTGGTTACCTCGCAAAG aTGATGCTGCACCGATCATTTACACGTCTAATCCATACCCAGCTATCCATCAAGAACCAATCACATTTACGTTTGATATACAGGATCCAGAAGGTTGTGGGATAACATTTAACAAAACATATGGAAATGTTAATGTAACCATTTCTACATCCGGAGAATTTAATTGGGCACCTGCAATGTCAAATCCTGATTCGATATTTGAGATACATATGCAAGACAAGTGTGGGTTTTCAGTCACGTTTAATTTCAGCGTTGATGTTTGCAAATGTGAAAATGGCGAAATTTGTGCTTTTGTAAATGAATCCAGTTTATATGAATGTGTTTCTCCAGAACCCTTAAATG AAACAACAATAACTGAAGTGTCAGAAAGAATAACTGAACGGACAGAATTGTCGAACAAATTGATGTCCACAGCAAATTTCAACGAAGCTGTAAGTACTTCTACACCAATGCCAACGAATGAAGAGAGCAAATCCTCAGCACAACCAGCTTTAAGTATCACTGAGATGACAGATACTAACGTTACACCTATGTTTACGGGTAATAATAAAAAGCCTGGTAGTCATCCAACATCTTCTGTATCTCAAACCAAACAGTTTTCCACAGTCTATGAAAGCAGCATCCCCGTGTCTTATAAACCTAGTTTTCCTGCTGATAATGTCCAAACGTCTGGGGAGACTACGTCTGCGTTTTCCGTCGATACATCCAAATATCCCAATATTGCAACAGAATCAATATCTTCTCATACGGATGAAGAAAACTGGAAAACAACAACGGCAGGTACAGTTCCAGAAACAACAACGGCAGGTACAGTTCCAGAAACAACAACGGCAGGTACAGTTCCAGAAACAACAAAGGCAGGTACAGTTCcagaaacaacaacaacagttaACGTTACTGCAACTGCTATTTTAGATGACATAGATTCAATGTCAAGTATCTATAATGAAAAAGGTATTGCAATTCAACAATTTACAACTACAGAATCAGAAATAACAACTCCGGCTACAACTGCTGATGAAATGTCATCAAGCTCGAATAGTGATGCAAGTAAAGGTGAACAAACTGAGCAAACTACAATTGCAGAAACAAGAGGAACAGATCAAGCTACACTAAATAAGTTAGTTAGCATAGCCTCGAGGTCAAGTAGTTTTGAACAAACTTCAATTTCAGAAACAGATGGAACAAATATGCCTACTATAGTTATGCCGGATGACTCTACGCCCAGGAGTGATGAAGGAAACCGTGAAACAACTAGGCGAACTACAATTTCAGACCCGGTTCGAACGGATCAGATTACAATATATATGTTAAATGAAATGTCCTCTATATCGAGTAGTTATCATGGAAATATGGAAACAACTGAGAAAACTACAATTACAAAAACTGAAAGAACAACAACTCCGGCTCCAACATACATGTTGGACGACATAGCCTTAAGGTCGACTATTGATGATGGAAGTGACAAAACTACCAATCCGGAAAAGGAAGGAACCTCTACACAAACTTACAAAACTTCAACGAATTATGACGACATGTCTATTCAAACTACAATTCCAGAGGTAAATGTACCACGTAGTGAAGCAACCAAGTCAGTTTCCATGCGCTCCACATCAACCGTTAGTGAATATGAAAGCACGTCTTCGAACTTAATCAAAGACACTTCGCACCACTCGCAGACAACAGATGACACAGATACATCTACTGGCATAGAAACAACAGATAGACCGACAGAATGGTTTACAAAACAAGGTACACAAGACTATGCATCATCACCACTAAATGGCCAAGTTTTCTCTAGCTCTAGCATTCCTATTTTGAACACACATACTAAAAACACTGAAAGCTATTTCACCGATTCTTTGAATACCAAGGAAACAGATGATCAAACTGTTTACCAAAACGACGGTACGAATGGTCTTACAACACTAGAAAGAATATCGGATTTACAGTCCACAGTAAATGAAGGTTCAAATAATGAGTTTACGACAGAAGAAAGGGAAGAAAAGGTTGTAACTACATATAATGTAACATCCCCAACAGGAAGTACATATGTAAACCAAAATACCAATCGGTTCAACAAAGATACAGACACTGTGACTAAAACAAACATTCAATCAACGACTTCTTCTA GTGACACTCACAAAGTTTCAATTGTTTTGATTGGTCAACAg TGGACTACCAAAAAGGAAATATTCCGTTCCAGTGTTTCGAAAGCAGTGAATACATACTGCTATACACATATTGATCTCTGCTGTGCGTGGACAGAAACAAATTC aaAAAATGTGTTAATCACAAATATTACAAAACTTGAGAATGTAAAGCTCATCAAAGATACTGAGGACactgataacaacattgatatcGTTCTGTTGGTTGAATACAAAGATTATTCCGAAACATGTTCTCTAAACAATGATGAAAGGCGCAGGAGGGATGCTAATCAACATAAAACACATATTGCCCGAAGAAATACTCATGCCAACG AAAACATTCCATCTCAAGCTGTAAAATCTTCAATTGAACAAGGAAAAGAGAGCATTGAGGCTGCTATTCAGATGAAAATCTCATATGTTTCTCTTTACTCTGAAAAAGAGACTTCTCCTAGTGAGGATGAACCATCCTATACTGTATTCATAGTTATTGGAGTATGTTCCGTTGCAgtgtttgttttctttgtatttGTGCTGATAATATACAAATGGTATGTACttcaaataattttgtaa